The sequence TCCATTTTCTCACGGTCACCCTGGCCGAGCTGGCGGCCGAGGGCTTTGGTCTCGTCCCGCACGATGTCGAGGATGGACTGGCCGCGCCCGTTGATCTCGGACTGGCGCTGTTTCGCGGCAGGGGTGTCCTCGGTGAAAAGCCGGGCGAAAAGTTCGCGGGCATCGTCGATGGCGGGGATCATCGCGCCGTTTTCGGTGTAGGAGGGGGAGCGCGATCCGCGGGTGTTGAGAACCAGTGACGGGAAACGGGTCTGGTGGCCGAGGTGCTTTGCCATGAGCTGGTCCAGGGACACCGTGTTCGCCTTGGCGGAGTTCCGTTCCATCGGGCAGGCGGAGAAAATGGATGCCTCGGCCGCGTGGCCGCCCTTGACGCCGGGGTGGGAGGTTCCTGAGATGACGGTGAAATCCTCGCGCAGATCCTGGATGTCCTTGAGATACGGGGAGGGCATGTATCCGCGGCCTTTGCCCTTCGGGATCAGCAGCGGGTTGTGCAGTCCGAGTGCGAGCGAAACCCCGACGAATCGGCGCGGATTCACAGGGGCTCTGGAGGCGGCGAATGCGGGCACCATCGCATCGAGCATCGGCAGGCAAAGCGCGATGCCGGCCCGCTTGAGGACGGTGCGGCGCGAAAGTGATTTTCCGGTGGAGATGTGCATGCCGTGGGCTGTGCGGGGTTATTTTTCGAGGAAAAGCTGGCTGGTGAGGGTTGCCTTCAGAAGCGTGCGCAGACCATAGCCATTGTTACGGGCTTGCTGGGTGATTTTTTTCAGAACGTCCTTGTCGCTGAAACGGATCTCCCCGCCCGTGCCGTAGCGCAGGAGCTGGCCTACGAAGGCTTCGGCGAGCATCTCCGGCCGGGCAAGCTGGATCTCCCGCCACCCGTCGAAATCCGCGAAA comes from Akkermansiaceae bacterium and encodes:
- a CDS encoding DUF1552 domain-containing protein produces the protein MHISTGKSLSRRTVLKRAGIALCLPMLDAMVPAFAASRAPVNPRRFVGVSLALGLHNPLLIPKGKGRGYMPSPYLKDIQDLREDFTVISGTSHPGVKGGHAAEASIFSACPMERNSAKANTVSLDQLMAKHLGHQTRFPSLVLNTRGSRSPSYTENGAMIPAIDDARELFARLFTEDTPAAKQRQSEINGRGQSILDIVRDETKALGRQLGQGDREKMDEWLTSVRELETRLEANEKWVSRPKPKVGAPPAQADNNSAPDQMRAMLDVVALALRTDSTRFVTLHCAGNNVRALDGVEEAYHSLSHHGQNPKKLEQLAIVEKTTVDNWGNFLRELKKHELLDDTMVLLTSNLGNASSHDNRNMPVLFAGGGFTHGHHLAFSQTDNYPLPNLYLSMLQNLGLECGHFATSTGTMSGLGKA